The Tardibacter chloracetimidivorans region CACCTTGCGCGGCGCTTCCGCCGCCTTCAGCCGGTATGCGCCCCGTGCCGAACGATTCTCGGCGGCTTCGGTCCTCAGTTGCGGCAGGTTCTGGCGCGAAAGTGCGAGCAGCGACGGCGTGTTTGCGCTTTTCAGCGCTACATCCCAGCATTCGGCCGTTTCCACCGCGTCAGCCGGGCGCATGATGAGCAGATTCGGTATTGCGCGCAGCGACGCCAGATGCTCGATCGGCTGGTGGGTCGGGCCGTCCTCGCCCAGGCCGATGGAATCATGCGTCATCACATAGATCGCCCGCGCATTCTGAAGCGCGGACAGGCGTATCGCGGGGCGGCAATAGTCCGAAAACACGAGGAAGGTGCCGCCATAGGGAATGACGCCGCCGTGCAGCGCCATGCCGTTCATCGCGGCTGCCATGCCGAACTCGCGGATGCCGTAATAGATATAGCGGCCGGAATAGTCCTCCGCCGTCAGCGGACCCTGCGCCTTGGTCTTGGTGTTGTTCGAGCCGGTCAGATCGGCCGATCCCCCAAGCGTCTCGGGCACCGCATTGTTGATCGCCTCCAGCGCCATTTCCGACGCCTTGCGGGTCGCGACCTTCTGCGGATTGGCGAGCAGCGCGTCGATATGCGCCTTCACGCCCGTGTCGGCGGGAAGCTCGCCCTTCATGCGCCGCTCGAACTCGGCGCGCTGCGGGCTGGCTGCAAGACGGCGGTCCCAGTCGGCGGCTGCGTCGGCCGAACGACGGCCTGCCGCCTGCCATGCCTCGCGAATATCGGACGGTACTTCAAACGCGGGCCAGTCCCAGCCCAGATGCGCGCGCGCGGCGGCAATCTCGTCCCCGCCCAGCGGCGAACCGTGAACCGAATGGCTGCCCTGCTTATTGGGTGCGCCATAGCCGATCACGGTGCGGCAGGCGATCAGCGAGGGGCGCGGATCGGCCACGGCCTCGTCCATCGCGCGGGCGATGTCGGCCGGATCATGGCCGTCGCACGACACCACATGCCAGCCCGTCGCACGGTAGCGCGCCGGAATGTCCTCGCTGGTGGAAAGGCTCGTCGCACCGTCGATGGTGATGCGATTGTCGTCCCACAAAACGTTCAGGCGTCCCAGCTTCAGGTGGCCGGCGAGGCCGATCGCCTCATGGTTGATGCCTTCCATCAGGCAGCCGTCGCCGGCGATCACCCAGGTGCGATGGTCGACCAGGTCGTCGCCGAACACTGCGTTCAGATGCCGTTCGGCGATCGCCATGCCGACGGAGGTCGCAAGCCCCTGCCCCAGCGGTCCGGTGGTCGTTTCGACTCCGGAAAGCTCGAAATTTTCCGGATGCCCGGCGCATGGACTGTGAAGCTGACGGAAATTGCGGATATCGTCCATGGTCGGACGGACATAACCCGTCAGATTCAAAAGGGCGTAGATCAGCATCGACCCATGCCCTGCCGACAGCACGAAACGGTCGCGGTCGGCCCAGTCGGGACGGCTCGCGTCGTACT contains the following coding sequences:
- the tkt gene encoding transketolase — protein: MTVAHQAMANAIRALAMDAVQAANSGHPGMPMGMADVATVLYTRHLKYDASRPDWADRDRFVLSAGHGSMLIYALLNLTGYVRPTMDDIRNFRQLHSPCAGHPENFELSGVETTTGPLGQGLATSVGMAIAERHLNAVFGDDLVDHRTWVIAGDGCLMEGINHEAIGLAGHLKLGRLNVLWDDNRITIDGATSLSTSEDIPARYRATGWHVVSCDGHDPADIARAMDEAVADPRPSLIACRTVIGYGAPNKQGSHSVHGSPLGGDEIAAARAHLGWDWPAFEVPSDIREAWQAAGRRSADAAADWDRRLAASPQRAEFERRMKGELPADTGVKAHIDALLANPQKVATRKASEMALEAINNAVPETLGGSADLTGSNNTKTKAQGPLTAEDYSGRYIYYGIREFGMAAAMNGMALHGGVIPYGGTFLVFSDYCRPAIRLSALQNARAIYVMTHDSIGLGEDGPTHQPIEHLASLRAIPNLLIMRPADAVETAECWDVALKSANTPSLLALSRQNLPQLRTEAAENRSARGAYRLKAAEAPRKVVLIASGSEVPLALETAAKLEAEGVGADVVSMPCWELFDAQDASYRRDLLPGDVLKVSIEAGATFGWERYTGLDGLRFGIDRYGASAPAEKLYEYFGLTADAIAPKVRAAL